A single window of Mangifera indica cultivar Alphonso unplaced genomic scaffold, CATAS_Mindica_2.1 Un_0027, whole genome shotgun sequence DNA harbors:
- the LOC123206192 gene encoding transcription factor bHLH18-like isoform X1, producing MDLSSAKWLSELVMDEYNIIHQCHMDSLSELTNTQDIAAALEGSLKQSFSSENNSSYPIFTTKNTSTTFSGSSNETSQTSFERFTKQLKTTNSWSSCTTAEHISPNNSPQASHFLSFEQSNCSLKPPKDETVTSGNCHFQHLDPKNSLESQNHGTKRCYSMTRTPSLAHDHIMAERKRREKLSQRFIALSAIVPGLKKMDKASVLGDAIRYVKELQERVKVLEEQTKKRTVESVVFVKKSQVTSEDEISSSDENFDGTSDAALPEIEARASDKDVLIRIHFARQKGFLPKILTEIENLHLSIVNSSVLPFGSSTLDITIITQKNEEFSMTMKDLVKELRMSLLKFM from the exons ATGGATCTCTCTTCAGCCAAATGGTTGTCTGAACTG GTAATGGATGAGTACAACATCATTCATCAATGTCATATGGATTCTCTTTCGGAGCTAACCAATACACAAGACATAGCAGCTGCTTTGGAAGGGAGCTTAAAACAATCTTTCTCATCCGAGAACAATTCCTCTTACCCAATTTTCACTACCAAAAACACTTCAACAACTTTCAGTGGTTCTTCAAATGAAACATCTCAAACGAGCTTTGAAAGATTCACCAAGCAACTTAAGACGACTAACAGCTGGAGCTCTTGCACCACCGCCGAGCACATATCGCCGAATAATTCTCCACAAGCTTCTCATTTCCTTTCTTTCGAGCAATCGAATTGCTCTCTGAAGCCGCCTAAGGACGAGACAGTGACTTCTGGGAATTGTCATTTCCAGCATTTGGATCCTAAGAATTCCTTGGAGAGCCAAAATCATGGGACTAAAAGGTGTTATTCAATGACAAGAACTCCTTCGTTGGCTCATGATCACATTATGGCTGAAAGAAAGCGAAGAGAAAAGCTTAGCCAGCGATTTATAGCTCTTTCAGCCATTGTTCCTGGCCTAAAGAAG ATGGACAAAGCTTCTGTTCTTGGAGACGCTATAAGGTATGTGAAAGAGCTTCAAGAACGTGTGAAAGTCCTCGAGGAGCAGACCAAGAAGAGAACGGTGGAGTCAGTAGTTTTTGTGAAGAAGTCTCAGGTAACTTCAGAAGATGAAATCTCATCATCTGATGAGAATTTCGATGGAACCTCCGATGCAGCACTTCCAGAAATTGAAGCAAGAGCTTCAGATAAAGATGTCCTCATCCGAATCCACTTCGCGAGGCAAAAAGGGTTCCTCCCAAAAATATTAACCGAAATTGAGAATCTTCATCTTTCCATTGTCAATAGCAGTGTCTTGCCCTTCGGAAGTTCCACTCTTGATATAACCATAATCACCCAG AAGAATGAAGAATTCAGCATGACAATGAAGGATCTCGTGAAAGAACTAAGAATGTCTTTATTGAAGTTTATGTGA
- the LOC123206206 gene encoding transcription factor NAI1-like, with amino-acid sequence MEISSAKGISEMELDDSAFFNQYQMNPLEYTLEGLDFQSFYSDSYYPEITQNSGGSYIEASQSGVERPAKQLRTNSWNSCTTELTACRHSPSSSSQIISFDNSVSSSSAINQQAYGLKYSMNPKNEAAGSLRNSKLSSVISHGCRQPQDHVIAERKRREKLNQRFIALSALVPGLKKTDKATVLADAIMYMKQLQERVKTLEDQAAKKTMESTIIVKKCQIYSDDETSSSNENLDTQYLPEIEARVSDRDVLLRIHCEQNKGCLAKILGEVEKLHLRVLNNNVLSFGNSTLDVTIVAQMDNEFDITVKELVKKLRLAVLQSMM; translated from the exons ATGGAAATCTCTTCGGCTAAAGGGATATCTGAAATG GAATTGGATGATTCCGCCTTCTTCAATCAATACCAAATGAACCCTCTTGAATACACATTGGAGGGGCTCgattttcaatctttttattcTGATAGTTATTACCCAGAAATTACTCAAAACAGCGGCGGTTCTTACATTGAAGCTTCTCAAAGCGGTGTCGAGAGGCCGGCAAAACAGTTGAGGACCAATAGCTGGAACTCTTGCACCACTGAACTCACCGCTTGCAGGCattctccttcttcttcctcacaAATTATTTCTTTCGACAACTCAGTCTCATCGTCTTCAGCCATTAACCAGCAAGCTTATGGTTTAAAATATTCCATGAATCCTAAGAACGAGGCAGCTGGGTCTCTTAGAAACAGCAAATTGTCATCTGTGATTTCGCACGGTTGCCGTCAGCCTCAAGATCATGTAATAGCAGAACGAAAGCGACGAGAGAAACTCAACCAGAGGTTCATAGCTCTCTCAGCTCTTGTGCCTGGGCTTAAGAAG ACAGACAAAGCAACCGTCCTTGCTGATGCTATCATGTACATGAAACAACTTCAAGAACGTGTTAAGACTCTTGAAGACCAGGCAGCAAAGAAAACAATGGAATCAACGATTATCGTGAAGAAATGTCAAATCTATTCTGATGATGAAACGTCTTCGTCCAATGAGAATCTGGATACTCAGTACCTTCCTGAAATCGAAGCTAGAGTTTCCGATAGGGATGTACTTTTAAGAATCCACTGCGAGCAGAACAAGGGATGCCTAGCGAAAATACTCGGCGAAGTTGAAAAGCTTCATCTAAGGGTTCTCAATAATAATGTGCTTTCATTCGGAAACTCCACTCTTGATGTAACAATTGTAGCACAG ATGGACAATGAATTTGACATTACAGTTAAGGAGCTTGTGAAAAAACTACGACTGGCTGTGCTGCAATCCATGATGTGA
- the LOC123206192 gene encoding transcription factor bHLH18-like isoform X2, translating to MVMDEYNIIHQCHMDSLSELTNTQDIAAALEGSLKQSFSSENNSSYPIFTTKNTSTTFSGSSNETSQTSFERFTKQLKTTNSWSSCTTAEHISPNNSPQASHFLSFEQSNCSLKPPKDETVTSGNCHFQHLDPKNSLESQNHGTKRCYSMTRTPSLAHDHIMAERKRREKLSQRFIALSAIVPGLKKMDKASVLGDAIRYVKELQERVKVLEEQTKKRTVESVVFVKKSQVTSEDEISSSDENFDGTSDAALPEIEARASDKDVLIRIHFARQKGFLPKILTEIENLHLSIVNSSVLPFGSSTLDITIITQKNEEFSMTMKDLVKELRMSLLKFM from the exons ATG GTAATGGATGAGTACAACATCATTCATCAATGTCATATGGATTCTCTTTCGGAGCTAACCAATACACAAGACATAGCAGCTGCTTTGGAAGGGAGCTTAAAACAATCTTTCTCATCCGAGAACAATTCCTCTTACCCAATTTTCACTACCAAAAACACTTCAACAACTTTCAGTGGTTCTTCAAATGAAACATCTCAAACGAGCTTTGAAAGATTCACCAAGCAACTTAAGACGACTAACAGCTGGAGCTCTTGCACCACCGCCGAGCACATATCGCCGAATAATTCTCCACAAGCTTCTCATTTCCTTTCTTTCGAGCAATCGAATTGCTCTCTGAAGCCGCCTAAGGACGAGACAGTGACTTCTGGGAATTGTCATTTCCAGCATTTGGATCCTAAGAATTCCTTGGAGAGCCAAAATCATGGGACTAAAAGGTGTTATTCAATGACAAGAACTCCTTCGTTGGCTCATGATCACATTATGGCTGAAAGAAAGCGAAGAGAAAAGCTTAGCCAGCGATTTATAGCTCTTTCAGCCATTGTTCCTGGCCTAAAGAAG ATGGACAAAGCTTCTGTTCTTGGAGACGCTATAAGGTATGTGAAAGAGCTTCAAGAACGTGTGAAAGTCCTCGAGGAGCAGACCAAGAAGAGAACGGTGGAGTCAGTAGTTTTTGTGAAGAAGTCTCAGGTAACTTCAGAAGATGAAATCTCATCATCTGATGAGAATTTCGATGGAACCTCCGATGCAGCACTTCCAGAAATTGAAGCAAGAGCTTCAGATAAAGATGTCCTCATCCGAATCCACTTCGCGAGGCAAAAAGGGTTCCTCCCAAAAATATTAACCGAAATTGAGAATCTTCATCTTTCCATTGTCAATAGCAGTGTCTTGCCCTTCGGAAGTTCCACTCTTGATATAACCATAATCACCCAG AAGAATGAAGAATTCAGCATGACAATGAAGGATCTCGTGAAAGAACTAAGAATGTCTTTATTGAAGTTTATGTGA